CAAATTGAACGTAGCTTTGTCCCGTTTGATGAATCTTTTGATGTTGCAATGGCAGGCGATCAGGATCGCTTGGATGACCAGCAAATTTTAAGGCTTCTGGAAAAATTTATCCAAGAACTTCCTAGTAATACAAGATTGGTTTTTCTTTTGGTTAGATTGGAAGATTTAACATACGACGAGGCCGCGAAGAAAGCTGGAATGAGCGTGAACGGTGTGAAGTATCATATGAAGGTCGCGCTAAAAATGCTTCGGTCTTATCGCGATATTATTGAGGATGTCTCTTGAGCATGGGTCGTGAAGCCGACACCGACGAGCAAGCCGATTATTGGTTCACTAGAATATACATAGAGCGTATAGAAAACGATAGAGATGCGTTTAAATATTGGCTCGACAGTAATCCAGCTAATCGCGCAGCACTCGAAAGGACTGAAAAGGCGTGGGAGGCGTCAGCCGCGTTGAAGAGGTCACCTTTTGCGCGCCAATTGCTCGATGAGGCGTGGGAGGCCAACAAGCTTAGTCGTGCTCGAAAGCGTAACATAGGGATTCTAGGCGTTTTATGCCTAGTGACTGCGGGCGTTACATATTTAGGTTTTCAATCCTCACCAATCTCTCCTCGCAAAGCGGAAATCGCGTCTGCTGCCCCCAACGCTGGTAAGCCGTTGGTGCGAGTGAATGCGCTTGATGAGCCGAAAATCGCGACCTTGCCCGACGGATCGGCCATCGTCGCGGCAAAGGGAACGCTCCTTACGTTCCGGTATGACGGTTCTGCTCGGATACTGCAACTTGACCAAGGTCGCGTGCGCGTAATCGTCAAGCATGACAAACGTAGCACGTTCACTGTTGCTTCCGGAAATGTGAGCGTCGTTGCTCTGGGAACCGTTTTTGATGTGGAGCGGGACGCGCGAAAAACTCAAGTCGTTCTCATAAGTGGTTCTGTCGAGGTGAGGAAGAGAGCAATCGGAGCAGCGGTCCCTCCAGTTATTTTGAAAGCTGGATATCAGTTGGACATACCCAGTGCGAACGGAACCGCCGCTGATGCCATTGTAACTCCTACTCCAATAAGATCGGCTGGAGAGAATGCGTCTTACCCAACAACCTTTGATGTCGAAGTGGGAGCGTGGCTGGATGCTCTCTCTGACGCGCAGGGCACCCCAAGAGTTATCGTGCCTGAGCGTATTAGACATAGAACGGTAAGCGGATTGAGCAGCATAACTGATCCAAAGATCGCTGCTGATCTAGTTTCAAAATTATATGATCTTCGCATGACAAAGTTACCTGATGGTAGAATTAGACTGGAGTAGGCTGGTGTGATCGTTCGTTGGGAGCGTGTCTGAGGTCTGTGCCAATCCATGCCCCTATTTTCTCAGCCGCTGCGAGCAGCGCGGCGTCGGCAAGGTGGGCGTAGCGCGCCGTCATCTGCACTCGCCGATGACCAAGCAGCCGGGAGGTCGAGAACAGCGTCTCGCCCGACATGACCGCATGGCTGGCGAAGCTATGCCGCAGGTCATGAATACGCAGCGCCTTGGGCAATCCGGCTGCTTGCCGGACGACCAGCCAGACGCTCCGCACCGTCTCGTAATGCTGCCGCCCACCGAGCGGGAACACTGGCGAGCCGGAGCCGCGCGCGCGGGCGGGCAAGCGGGCGCGATGCGCGTTGAGCAAGCGGCGGACAGGAAGGCCGAGCGGCACGTCGCGCGGCCCCGTCTTGCTGTCGCGCAGTCGCAGACGATCCGGCAGCACGTCGCGCCATTCGAGTGCGACTGCTTCGCCGACCCGGCAGCCGGTCAGCGTCAGGAAGCGCAGCAGTGGCGCCACCGTGCAGCCTTCGGCGGTGCGGGCATCGAGCGCCGCGCCAAGCCGTTCCATCTGCTTTTGGCTCAGGAAGGTGCCGACGATCTTGCGCCGGTTCATCCTGATACCCGTCACCGGGTTGCGCCAGCCATCAGGCATGTAGCCCCATGCCTTCGCGCTGGCGAGCATCTGGCCGAGGATGCCAAGCGCGCGATTTGCCCCGCCCGGTCGTCGGGCGCTGTAGCCCTCGAACCAGCGCACCACGTCCGGCTGCGTGATCGCATCGAGCCGCTTGCCGCCGAAGGCGGGCAGCAACTCGCAGCGGACGTAGCTGCGATAGGTCCGCAGCCCTTCCGGCTTGTAGCGCGCCGCGCATCGCCGTTCATGTTCCAACCGGAATATCTCGAACGGCGGCGCTGTGGACGGCGCGGGCGGGGGAGGGGCATCGCTCGCGAAGAGGGCGGCGGCAATCTGGCGCGCGGCCTTCACCGGGGTATCTGGGAAAGTGCCGAGCGACTGCCGCACAGGTTTGCCATTGACCCGCGCGCGCATGGTCCAGCTTCGCGCGCCGCAGGGCTGGACGCGCAGCGCAAGCCCCGGCTGGCGCGTATCGCGCAAGGCATATTCGCGCGCTTCGGGCTTCGCCCGCGCGCACAGGCTATCGGTCAGGGAGAGGCGCAAGTTAGGCATGACGCGCCTCCCCGGTCTTGCCGCGCAAGGCGCGGTCGATCAGTCCCGACACCCGCGTTGCCGAATTTGCCAGCGCACCGGTTGACAGGTGGGCGTAACCAAGAGTGCTGTCCAAGTCGTGGTGGCCGAGCAGTTGTCCGACCAATCGCAAGTCGATTCCGTTCGACACCGCGAGCGACGCGAAATGGTGCCGTAGATCGTGGACCCGCAGCGACCCAATGCCCGCTTCCTCGCGGATTCGATCCCATGCCCGATCAATGGCCCTGATCGGTCCTTCGCTGTTCGGGGCCGGGAACACCAGCGGCCCCATTGCCGTTGCCTTGCGGGCGTCGAGGATCGCCCGCGCTGGGGCGTTGAGCCAGATCGTGCGCGGTCCCGCCTTGGAATCTTCCAGCACCGCGCGCGGCCCCGCAATGCGGTCCCATTCCAGTCCCAATATCTCGCTTCGACGCGCGCCGGTCAGAAGCAGGAGGCGAACCGCGTCACAGGCGTCGGGGAACCGCTCTTGCAGCCGGTCGAGCGCGGCCCAAAGCTGCCTGACCGTCGCAGCGGGGAGCAACTGGCCCCGGTTGCTTCGCTGCTTCTTCCGCAAGCCCCGGCAAGGGTTCGAGCCGGGTTCGCGTAAGCCGTGGCTTTCGGCATAGAGCATCATTCCCGACAACGTGGACAGAGCCATACGCGCGGCAGCGCTTTTGGCGGACACGTCGAGGTGCCAGCGCGTCACGTCTTCGGGGGCAAGATCGCGGACCCTGCGCCGCCCCAAGGCGGGGAGAATATGCCCCTCAGTAACCGACCGCATTTGGCGGACAGTCGAACGCTTCCAGCGTCCCTTTTCCCCCCACGCGAGGAAGCGCGGCATAACGTCCGCGATGCGCGCATCGCAGCCGAATAGGGGCGCGGAGGGGGTGGCGGTGGAAGGGGTGGGCGAAGGAGCTTGTTGCGTCCCGGCCATGCGCCTTGCCGCATCCAGCGGGATCAGTGCGGCATTGCCGAGCGTTCGGCGCATTGTCCGCCCGCCTGTCTTTTCGAGCAGCACCCAAGAGCGCGCACCGGAGGCACGGAGGCGCATGGCGAGCCCTTGCGCCCCGGCATCGTAGAGCAGGCGCTCGCCCTTGGCGGGCAGGTCAACGGAGGCAATTTCAATGGTGGCGAGGTCAATCGGTTTTGCACGTCGCATAGCGTCGTCACTCCATAAATCCCGGCCCCTTGCGGGGCCGGTGGAGCGCGTCCGGGATTGTTCCCCAGGACACGCGGGGATTTATGAGCAACAAGGGTGTCGGGCGGCTCGACCGGCCTTCGGCCGATCATTGCCGATCCTTCAGGAGCTTAAACTTTCCCCTTCCAGATCAGCTATTTGTCCGCCGCGTGGAGTGTTTCGATGTGGCGCATTCGCAAGCTCATGCGTCTATGTCGACTCACTCCCGAAGGTCGTTAATGTAATGCACCCTACGCACGGGTGCTGCGGATCTGTTCCTCATTCTAATTCAGCTAGTTATGTGGATATCCTGGCTCGACCAAGATGGCGTCATCTGGCAGCCGCGGCTGCCGGTTGCGGCCGCGTTTGGCAGCCATTGGGTGCAAGCTTCTGATTTCATTTGGCATCTTTTGGCTGCCGCAGCTGCCACATGGAAAAACGCCGGTACCGACTCTATTTGGCCGGTACCGGCCTGCAAAGCCGCTCCAGCGCCCCGACGGCTTCCGGAAATGTGGGAATTTCTGTTCAGTGGCAAAGGCCATTCCGCCTACGAAGCGGGCATATTCATCCGCATAGAGCGTGTCTGATTGCAGGTGCTCCACCAGGGCCGCCATGCGTTGCGCAGGGAGCATGCCTTCCAGTGCGCCGCCACCGCGATGCGAATCGGCCATAATCGTCTCTTCAGCCAGGGCAGGGAACTGCGCGTTTGCGGAAGCGGTCGCTTCGAGCGCCGCGAGATCGTGAAGATGACGCACGATCGTCGGGTCATCACCGACCCTCTCGCGGTCGCGGGTGAGCACCCGCCAGCAGAAGGCGCTCAGCTTGTCGGCGGCTGTCTCGACCGGATCGACGCACGCAATCGCGGTGATCTCGGGTTCCAATCCACGATACTGATGGACGAAAGATGCCAGCGGCCGTTCGCCGGTCGCAAGCGGCGTGGGCTTGGCGGATATCTCGGCCTGGATATGGGGGCGGAGCGCGTCATGCCCATCGAGGATCGTTGGATAGTCCATGTCGATCTGGATGAACCCGTTGCCACTTCCGGCTTCGACCCCGGTTATGACGAATCCCGCTGCCGCCCAGGCATCGGCGAGTCCGTTCTTGAAGGCGCTCAACGCACTACGTTTTTGCCCCGGAGACTTTTCCAAGAATGCGTCCGAGAGGATGAGCTTGAAATCTAACTCCTCTGAAAATCTCTGAATCAGCCCGTGCGCTTTTAGGAGCGACGTTCCCCCTGAAAACACTGGCGTAAGGTCGGGCGTGGCCAGTTGAGAAGGACCTGAATGGCCTGGACGACATACCAGTCTTTCTCGACGAACGCTTCGTCGACGCGCAGCGCACCTGCGACGCGCCCGAGCGTTCTTGCGTCAGGCGCGTTCGAGAATGACATAGGCGCCATCATAGCCGATCCGGCGGCGGACACGGTTCTTGACGGCAATCGTTCGCCCGGTGGGGACTTGGTTCGTTCGGCCGCTGTTATAATCTCTTGTCTGGCCGGAATCGGAGACCGTTTTCCCCAGCCGCTTGAGGGCCTCGGTCGCGAGCCGCTTGATCCCGACGACGGGGGCGGGCTTGCCGGTCACCGGCGAGCGTTCGGCGCGCGCATAGAGCCCGTAGCCGATCTGGACGAGGCGGCCCTCCTCGGTGACCCTCCGCAGGGCGCGCCCAACGGCATCATAGCTGCCAAACGTCTCGAAATCCCGGCGCAGGAAGACATTGCGCTTTGAACGAGCCACGCGTCGCGCAACACGATCGGCGATCGAGTTCGAGGACATAGTCGAGCCGCGTGCCCGCCTGCGGTAACGGCCGCGACCGACACGCACGAGTTTACC
This DNA window, taken from Sphingopyxis sp. PAMC25046, encodes the following:
- a CDS encoding sigma-70 family RNA polymerase sigma factor, whose translation is MRNPLMSATSTAEIDEERDARNEIIIRLYRNHHRTNVRWLTGRVKSVAVAEDLVHDAFTRLMKKNLSNIENPAGYLHRIVRGLVWEWSSLKRNQIERSFVPFDESFDVAMAGDQDRLDDQQILRLLEKFIQELPSNTRLVFLLVRLEDLTYDEAAKKAGMSVNGVKYHMKVALKMLRSYRDIIEDVS
- a CDS encoding FecR domain-containing protein; translation: MGREADTDEQADYWFTRIYIERIENDRDAFKYWLDSNPANRAALERTEKAWEASAALKRSPFARQLLDEAWEANKLSRARKRNIGILGVLCLVTAGVTYLGFQSSPISPRKAEIASAAPNAGKPLVRVNALDEPKIATLPDGSAIVAAKGTLLTFRYDGSARILQLDQGRVRVIVKHDKRSTFTVASGNVSVVALGTVFDVERDARKTQVVLISGSVEVRKRAIGAAVPPVILKAGYQLDIPSANGTAADAIVTPTPIRSAGENASYPTTFDVEVGAWLDALSDAQGTPRVIVPERIRHRTVSGLSSITDPKIAADLVSKLYDLRMTKLPDGRIRLE
- a CDS encoding site-specific integrase; its protein translation is MPNLRLSLTDSLCARAKPEAREYALRDTRQPGLALRVQPCGARSWTMRARVNGKPVRQSLGTFPDTPVKAARQIAAALFASDAPPPPAPSTAPPFEIFRLEHERRCAARYKPEGLRTYRSYVRCELLPAFGGKRLDAITQPDVVRWFEGYSARRPGGANRALGILGQMLASAKAWGYMPDGWRNPVTGIRMNRRKIVGTFLSQKQMERLGAALDARTAEGCTVAPLLRFLTLTGCRVGEAVALEWRDVLPDRLRLRDSKTGPRDVPLGLPVRRLLNAHRARLPARARGSGSPVFPLGGRQHYETVRSVWLVVRQAAGLPKALRIHDLRHSFASHAVMSGETLFSTSRLLGHRRVQMTARYAHLADAALLAAAEKIGAWIGTDLRHAPNERSHQPTPV
- a CDS encoding site-specific integrase, with translation MRRAKPIDLATIEIASVDLPAKGERLLYDAGAQGLAMRLRASGARSWVLLEKTGGRTMRRTLGNAALIPLDAARRMAGTQQAPSPTPSTATPSAPLFGCDARIADVMPRFLAWGEKGRWKRSTVRQMRSVTEGHILPALGRRRVRDLAPEDVTRWHLDVSAKSAAARMALSTLSGMMLYAESHGLREPGSNPCRGLRKKQRSNRGQLLPAATVRQLWAALDRLQERFPDACDAVRLLLLTGARRSEILGLEWDRIAGPRAVLEDSKAGPRTIWLNAPARAILDARKATAMGPLVFPAPNSEGPIRAIDRAWDRIREEAGIGSLRVHDLRHHFASLAVSNGIDLRLVGQLLGHHDLDSTLGYAHLSTGALANSATRVSGLIDRALRGKTGEARHA
- a CDS encoding nucleotidyl transferase AbiEii/AbiGii toxin family protein — encoded protein: MFSGGTSLLKAHGLIQRFSEELDFKLILSDAFLEKSPGQKRSALSAFKNGLADAWAAAGFVITGVEAGSGNGFIQIDMDYPTILDGHDALRPHIQAEISAKPTPLATGERPLASFVHQYRGLEPEITAIACVDPVETAADKLSAFCWRVLTRDRERVGDDPTIVRHLHDLAALEATASANAQFPALAEETIMADSHRGGGALEGMLPAQRMAALVEHLQSDTLYADEYARFVGGMAFATEQKFPHFRKPSGRWSGFAGRYRPNRVGTGVFPCGSCGSQKMPNEIRSLHPMAAKRGRNRQPRLPDDAILVEPGYPHN